Genomic DNA from Pseudomonas sp. CCC3.1:
CACGTGTTTGAACGCCTGCTCAATGAGTGGCGCCAAGCTGGGGTCACGGTGGTGTGGATCGAGCACGACCTGGCCGCCGTTAAACGCTTGGCAGAGCGCGTGACCGGGCTCAATCGGCAGATTCTGTTTGATGGTCCGCCTGAACAAACCCTTAGCCCGGAACGCTTGCTGACGCTGTTTTCGACCCATCCCAAGGCCAACGGGAGCACCCTGTCATGAGCTATGAAGCCTTCCGTTTGATGGTTCAGGGCTGGGCCACGGCCGGGTATCTGCCCGAAGTGCTGGCCTACGGATTTGTGGTCAACGCGCTGCTGGCAGGCCTGCTGATCGGCCCGGTACTGGGCGGGCTCGGAACCTTGGTGGTGGTCAAGCGTTTCGCGTTCTTTTCCGAAGCCGTGGGCCACGCCGCCCTGACGGGCGTGGCCATTGGCATTTTGCTTGGCGAACCCTATACCGGGCCGTACGGCAGCCTGTTCGGCTATTGCCTGCTGTTCGGGATTTCGCTCAATTACCTGCGCAATCGCACCGGTTTGGCGCCAGACACCCTGATCGGCGTCTTCCTCTCTGTGTCGCTTGCCTTGGGTGCCAGCCTGTTGCTGGTGCTGGCGGGCAAGATCAACGTGCACATCCTTGAAAACGTCCTGTTCGGCTCGGTATTAACCGTCAACGGCAACGATTTACTGGTGCTGGCGATTGTCGGTGCTCTGGTGCTGGGCCTCAGCCTGCCACTGTACAACCGCATCATGCTCGCCAGCTTCAACCCGCAACTGGCCGCCGTGCGCGGGGTGGCAGTGAAGTCGCTGGACTACCTGTTTGTGATTCTGGTGACGCTGATCACCGTCGCTGCGGTCAAGGTGATTGGCGCGATCCTGGTCGGCGCACTGCTGGTGATTCCGGCGGCGGCGGCGCGCTTGCTCAGCCAGTCACTGAAGGGCTTTTTCTGGATCTCGGTGCTGATCGCCACGATCAGCACCTTGTGCGGGATCTTGCTGCCCATCGTCTTCGACCTACCGATTCCGTCCGGCGCCGCGATCATTCTGGTGGCCGGTATCGCCTTCGCCCTGGCCGCCATTGCCCGTGGCGTGGTGCCTAGCCTGAAAGGGAATATTGGATAAATGTTCACTCTGCGCAAACTGACCCTGGCAATCGCCATCACTGGCCTGCTCAGCACCCCGCTGCTGGCGGCCACGCCCAACGCACAGCCGGTGCGCATACTCGCCAGCTTGCCGATCACCTACGGCTTGAGCGATTTGCTGCTCAAGGACAGTGGCGTGACCCTCGAACGCGCGGCGGCCGCCAACCTGCCCGGCAGCCGACAAAGTGCCTACTTCAGCGGGCGCGGCGCCCCGGCGCTGCAAAAAATGGCCGAAAACGCCGATGCTGTGGTGGGTTTGCGCTCGCTGTGGAGCGACGACCCGCTGTACCCAATGGCGCGACGCAGCAACATTCGCATCGTTGAAGTCGACGCGGCACGCCCGGTAGACGGCAGCTTGCCGGGCATTGCTGTGCAACCCGGCGTACACAGCGATGGCCTGAACAGCCAGCCGTGGCTGGCCAGCAACAACATGGGGCGCATGGCCGACGTGATCGCCGCAGACCTGGTGCGCTTGGCCCCGGCGGCAAAACCTAAGATTGAGGCCAACCTCGCCAACCTGAAACAGCGCCTGCTCAAACTCAGTGCCAACAGCGAAGCACAGCTGGCCAAGGCCGATAACTTGAGCGTGGTGAGTGTCTCGGATCGACTCGACTACTTGATCAGCGGATTGAACCTGGAGCGGGTTGAAGTGGCGCACAAAAGCGATGAGCCCTGGACGCCTGAAGCGTTGAAAGCCCTGACGC
This window encodes:
- a CDS encoding metal ABC transporter permease translates to MSYEAFRLMVQGWATAGYLPEVLAYGFVVNALLAGLLIGPVLGGLGTLVVVKRFAFFSEAVGHAALTGVAIGILLGEPYTGPYGSLFGYCLLFGISLNYLRNRTGLAPDTLIGVFLSVSLALGASLLLVLAGKINVHILENVLFGSVLTVNGNDLLVLAIVGALVLGLSLPLYNRIMLASFNPQLAAVRGVAVKSLDYLFVILVTLITVAAVKVIGAILVGALLVIPAAAARLLSQSLKGFFWISVLIATISTLCGILLPIVFDLPIPSGAAIILVAGIAFALAAIARGVVPSLKGNIG
- a CDS encoding metal ABC transporter solute-binding protein, Zn/Mn family, translating into MFTLRKLTLAIAITGLLSTPLLAATPNAQPVRILASLPITYGLSDLLLKDSGVTLERAAAANLPGSRQSAYFSGRGAPALQKMAENADAVVGLRSLWSDDPLYPMARRSNIRIVEVDAARPVDGSLPGIAVQPGVHSDGLNSQPWLASNNMGRMADVIAADLVRLAPAAKPKIEANLANLKQRLLKLSANSEAQLAKADNLSVVSVSDRLDYLISGLNLERVEVAHKSDEPWTPEALKALTQTLKDNDVALVLDHREPPPELKAAITEGGSQIVVVNAEGADPVAELQGAIDAIVEAL